The Fulvia fulva chromosome 11, complete sequence genome segment GAGCCGGCGGGTACCGTTCTGCCGGGAGAAGGCACATCGCACATGCCGCCGACGTGCAGGAGAACGTGTCTCACCGAGCATGAAGCTGCTCTTTCATGCGACTCGCGCACTCGACTGCACCTCTTTGCTCTCACAGACGCGTCGACGGAACAAATGCCAGTCGTAACCTGCAAGGCTCTTGGCTGCCTAACGGCGTTTGCAAGTGGGTCTCGAGTCTGTGGTCTGGCATTGGCTTGAGCCGCACCGCACCTTCTTGACTTATCTTCGTGCAGGCACCACCGACTCACTAACACCCGCACAGCTCGGCTTCACCTCTAGAGCAGCCCATGTAAGCGAGCTGACAGCGCCATCTGGCCCTTCGGACCGTCATGGACATCTTCGTCCGCCACATACCAAGTCATGCCACCCAAAAGCAGCTCGACCAGTGGTTCAGTGGTCCTCTCAACTTTTGCGGCGTCAACGACTACCATGTCGAGAAGTTGGGCGAAAAGCCGAATGCCATCATCACTGTCCTCGACACATTGGCCGGACAGCGCTTTCTCCAGCACTACGGCGTGCCCTCCAATGCTCGACCACACGTTCGCGCCCTCATGAACCTCAGCTGGGACGGCAAGAATGTTCAATGCATGCGAGCCAAGAACGACCCGACCGACATCTGCCTGCAGTCCGTCCTGTTCGAAAAGTCCCAGCGGGCGAAGCGAATCGTCGACGAGGCTCACAAGGCCCAGTCTACGAAGACTACGACTCGCTTCAACGTGGGCGGCCTGCAGTGCGGCGTGTTCGACTACACAAAAGACAAGGGCAAAGATTCGCAATTGACCTTCACATCCCACTTCACCGACTACCGTCACCACGGTCATGTCTCTTTTGGCCTCAAAGCGGCTATCATCATGATGGGCGAGGCTGGTGGCGACCAGTGCCGAGTAGACATCAACTACCACGACTGCTCCGATATCGTCCTTGGCACCTACCAAGATGCTTCCATCACCTTCAACATGCAAGTCGCTCCCAAGTTTTACGAGGTGAAGGGCACAGACATGCTCTCCGCGGCCATGGCAGCTCTTCACATGGGAGTTGGCAATACGAAGCGTCAAGAGACCAAGAAGACTCGTCTACATGCCATCGACCACGCCCATGCCCAGGTGGCGGCATCTTGCTTCGTGTACCGAATCTATTTGGCAGACAAGAAACTCATCGAGAACATCAAGAGTCTGCTGAAGCGTAACCGGAGAATGTGTCCCATCATAATGCAGAAGACGACATCCCAATACCCACAGCAGTCACTCAAGGAAGCTTTTGTCAAGCTCAATCATGAGCTGGCTGACACCAAGAGATTTGGTCGGCGACCGTTTGGTCTACGATACCAAGTCGACAAGCTTGCAAGGAACGGCATATTGGCGCCTGGTAAGGTCTTGCGCCTCCTCCCGAAGATTGCGCTGCTCCACGACGCTTATGGTCTCGATGCCACATCACATGCTCTGGGTCGCCTAAATCGAGAACGTGTATTGCCAGGTCCATTGCAGCAAGCGGATGACTTCTCTCTTGGCAAGCTGGAGGAGCTGCTGGAGTCATATGCGGTTTCATATGATACACTTGCTCCTGACAATCCTTACGAGCTCTCGAAGCGACATACGCACATCAACCTCGTCCACAAGATCATCGTCACCCCTGCTGGAACCTATCTCGAGGGACCCGACGCCGAGCCTACTAATCGTGTTTTGAGACGATACCAACACTCGACCGACCATTTCGTACGAGTCATCTTCCAAGATGAGGACCGAAGTCCTATGCGACACGATCCGAGGACAGATCAATCACGGATCTACCACATGCGCTTCAAAGGTGTACTCGACGGAAGCGTTCTGATTTGTGGCCGTGCCTTCTCCTTTCTGGGCTTCTCTCACTCTTCACTCCGAAGTCAGTCCTGCTGGTTCTCGGCCCCAATGGTCAACAAGCAAGGCAGTCTGATCTTCGCCGAGCAAGTCATTAAAGAGCTTGGCGACTTCAGCAAGATTCGAGTGCCGGCGAAGTGTGCTGCTCGCATCGGTCAGAATTTTACAGACACCAATGCCTCGGTCAAGTTGCGCCCCGAGGAAGTGTTCGAGTTGCCTAACGTCGAGCGAAATGGCAGAGACTTCAGCGACGGTGTCGGCACAATCTCAGAGAAGCTGCTGCAGAGCGTTCATCGCAGATATGGTTCCAAGAGGCTACTGAAGCCGACGGCGTTACAGATCCGCTTCCAAGGTTCAAAGGGCATGGTGGCACTCGACTCTCGTCTGCCAGGCAAGAAGCTCATGATCAGGCCCAACATGAAGAAGTACGAGACTGCCGCAACATGGGATCTGGAGATCTGTGGCGCTGCCTTTCGTCCTCTGCCGATGGTCCTGAACCGCCCTTTCATAAAGGTAATGGAAGACCTTGGAACTCCCACCAGTACATTCATGGATCTTCAGAATGCTGCCATGACCCATCTGCAGCGGATGACCGCGTCTTGTATCAACACAGCTATCTTTTTAGACGACTCGGAAGCATGTAGAGCAACGAGGATGTCGGAACTTATACGCTATCTCGGCCACATTGGACTGGACTACCATCACGATCACTTCCTGTACAGTGTGGTCGAGATGGCCGTGGTTGCAAAGCTTCGCGACATCAAGTACAAGGGTCGCATTCCTGTCGAGCAGGGTGTTACACTCTATGGCATCATGGACGAAACTGGCTATCTGGGTCCAAGAGAAATCTATGTGGTCACTGAGAAAGCCGAAGGTGGGAAGACAGTGGTCGTGGCCAACGATGTCATCGTCACACGCTCACCAGCTTTACATCCTGGAGACATGCAGCTCGTCAACGCTGTCAACGTACCCGAGACCTCGCCTTTGAAGCGGTTGTCGAACGTGGTTGTCTTCAGCAAGCATGGCGACCGAGATCTGCCCAGTCAGCTTGGCGGTGGTGACCTTGACGGAGATCTCTACAATGTCATCTGGGATCCCAACCTCAGACCTCGGCGCACCTTTCAGGCAGCAGACTACCCACGTGTCAGTGCTGTTCAGCTTGATCGCGACGTTGTGCGCAAAGACATGAGCGACTTCTTCGTCGCCTTCATGGAGTCTGATGTTCTCGGCATGATCTGCACTACTCACCTGCAGCTGGCAGACCAGCGCTCGGCCGGTGTGCTGGACCCAGACTGCATCAAGCTTGCTGGGATGGCGTCTACTGCCGTCGACTTCTCCAAGACTGGCATCCCCGTAAGCATCAAGGAGATCCCTAGGTACACACGCGTGAAGCCGGACTTCATGGCTCCAAGTCCGAGAGTAGTGGTCTCCGAGAATGGGTTCCTTGACTTTGAAGAGGATGATGACGAGGAAGACGATGCTTTTGAAGGCCTCGACACAGAGCGTCGCCGAACGCGCTTCTACCGTAGCGACAAAGCTCTTGGCCATCTGTACCGCGCTATCGACGAGGGCAAGTTTCTGCACAACATGCAAAATCAGCACCGCCAGATCAACTCCAGGCCACTCAAAGACGACTTGATGAGCGTCCTGTTGGCATATGTGAAGAAGTGGGCTGCACAGTACGGTGTCCTCTACGACCATCACCTCACCCTAGCAGCCAACATCCGTGCAAGGTAAGCATCAATTGCCCTGACTCTGTCCTGTAGCGCATACTGACACTTTCCAGCTACGAAGACTCCCTCCTGAACCTCCTCTACGACTACGAGCCCTCTCCCCATGCCCCTCTATCCGAAGCCGAGATCTTCTCCGGCCAAATTCTCGGCCGCCAAGGCGGACCTCAAGGCAAACCCCTTCGTGAACAGTCCACCCAAATGCGCGAACGCTTCGAAACCGTCGCCGAGTACGCCGCTATGCGCATCACCAAAGGCGACGAAGCCATGAAAGAAGCCAGCAACCTTGATGATCTGATCGATCTGCACTACAATGAGCGAGAGATCGAGGCCTTTCCACGAGCCTTGGCATGTTTCGAGGTGGGAGTGAAGGAGACCGGGGTGAGGGACAAGAGAGTCGGTGTATTGGGGAGCTTCAAGTACCTGGCGGCGGGTGTGTGCTTGAGGGAGTTGGACCGGTATCGCATTACGACTTTTGGGAGTATGGGTGGCTTGCCGCCGATTTGAGGTGTGGTCGCCGCGGATCTGAAGAGTGGGAGGTGAGAACGAAGGTCGCTGGAAGGACGAGTAGCCTTGTTGTTAGACCTGAAAGGACGGGTTAGCGCTATAGCTCGATAGCCTTGGTCAAAAGACTAGAATGTGTAGTCTTTCAAACTACGGATTTATGTCTTCATCATGCCATACAGTCATGTCGTACACTCCTGCGCACCTGGTCTGCTTTGACAGACATCCTCGACTTCTTCTGATCCCTCGAACCGAGAATTTTCTCACCCTCGAAGAGCTTCCGCAGCTTCAAAGGCTGGTGGCAAAGTACGTTACCGGCTTAGATCTCGACTGTACTGCTTACTATGCTATTAAACGGGCGTGTAGCCGTGAATTATACATACGGCAACGCGCTATAAGCTCGACTATGTTCGTACAGCCTTACTACTTAGCTATACGCTAGTGCAATCAAGCAAAGGCCTTTGCTTCAATAATAGGTGGAAGCGCTCGGAGATATATTCAACTCTGTCACATGCCCTTGCTCGCGTCTGAACTTCATACTGGACTCCTGTGCAGGTCGTTTTCGATTTTGCCAGGACTACTACTGCACAGGGATTTGGGGAAAGACTGCGGTGCATAGTAGTTGGTTAAGGAAGGGGTTTGTCTGTCCATATACATGCCTGCTGCCGCGCCAGTCTCCAACGAGTTCCACTGCGTCGATGCTGCTCGGCGTGCCTTTGACAGGTTATTGCTCTGATCTTCGAAGTGAGGCGGTCATTCCTGTCATCAAGATCCCTCCCCCAATCCACGTTCCGGGCCCATAATACTATACAGCCCTTGTCGTCTCGCTGACAATTGTCTGGCTCGCGATCTCTTTGCCCGATGTGTACGGTCCATCTCTTCTCTCTCCAATAATCTCATCGGCTCACCCCTCACGTCATTCGTGTACTTCTTCGCATCTGCCTGAAGCTCTGCCACATGCTCCGCGTCTTGACTCCACATCCGTGGATACAAGTCCACAGCCCCCGCTGCTGCCTCCGCATCACCACTCCTCTCGTAGCGTACTTGGATGAGGACGCGGAGCCGCTCAGCGAACACAGCCGGCTCGGGGGCATTACAGCGAGCGTCGGTCATATTTCGCGGATTCTGCATCTTGAACGTCTTCAATCCTTTCGCATGGGTCAGTCGCGCGACAATCCTTTTCAAGGCGGCCTGGTCGTTGACGTGACTTCCCACTCTGATGTGGCGCAGGAGTTTTCTCGAGTCCCCGATACTCGTCAGGAATGTGTCGAGGTCTTGGATGCTGTAGGGTTCGAAGGTGTTGCTGCCGTAGAGGATGGGTGTGAGGTCATTGTGTACTTGACGGCAGCTACGGGCGAGGCTCGCGATGCCTTTGATGATAGCGCGGGACACCGGGCTTGACCAGTCGACGTCGAGGGTCTTCAACTTGACATGCTCGGAGATTGGCGTTGGGCGGCGCCGGAGCATGATGGTCGAGCCGGTCGGTACGGCCATGTGGTAGATGTTATTGCAGATCTCGGCAGGAAGGTCGAGAAACCCAGTGGGCTTGTCCTCGTTATCGCGCTTGTTGTTTGACTGAGCGGCAGCCATTGTGGAATTGCAGTCAACTTGCGCTGTCTGAAGATGTTGTTAGCGTTTTAGAGCTGGAAGCAGGAGGGTGCAGTAGTGGAAGCAAAGTCGGAATGACTGTGCTAAGCTTTTTGTGTAGCCTGGAAGAGGTGTGCAGCGACACATATCACATATCACAGAGGTGAATTGCCAGCACGTGAGGCCTCAACAAGTGAATGAACTCTTGCAAGCATTGAGACCCCTCTGTTGGCTGCAGTCGCACATGATTCTCGATATTCACATCCGCGAAATCAAGCAGAAGCACTTACTTGCTATTCACCTGTTGCTCCTCGAACGTCTCTTCGGGTCATGCAGATCGCAGTGTGCAAACCCTTTTGTGTCGATGTGGTGGTTGCTGGCCACGCAAAGGTAGATTGGTTCGGCTCCGATAACGACGGGGGTGTATCTGGTCGCGAAATTCCCGAGGCGTAGAGGAAGCCGGACCGGCTGCTTCGCATGTCAGTGCACTGCTTCATATCAGAGCTTGCTCTCTCCTCATACCTCTGTTCCGGTTGTGCTGGCTACGTGTTGAGTGACTTCGAAAGTTGACGGGAGACTGAGATGCCTAGATGTAGCGGCAACCGCAGCCAGCGAGGGTTCAAGCTCGCCCGTGCCACTAGCGCATCTTCACACGAGCATCCTTTTTCAGAGTTCGCGCTCCACAGATCAGCGATCCTCCATCTTCTTTGACAGCCTGTGACTGGCCAGCAGTCCGCGTGTGTATCTTGTTGAACGTCCTTCGACGAGCTTTGTGTTTTGCTGACTACCACGCCTGCGAATACGACACAGCCCTCGACATTCGCGACACCACTCCACGGATCCTTCTAGCGGAGCTCTTACATCTTCCACCTATGGTTCTCCTCGCCTTCTGCACAACACTAGTCCGAACACGTTCCAAATTATACTTGGCGATGAGTTCGTGATCATCAAGAGTGGCCAAGTCAAGGTCAAAGCTCTTACATCCTTGAGCGGGTGCTAGGTAGGTCCTACCTTGCAGCTCCAGCATGTGGAAGGAGGTACGTTGCTGGCTTTCAGTCGTCGGTGGAGAGATCACATGCCTTGGAGAGCTTTCACGCCATGGAGAGGCTACCAAATTGCTCACGGTAAAGCTTTCGACCTCGTTGCTGGAAGGAGGAGCCTCTTGGTGCTCACTTTCCACAGATGGCTCTGGGTTCGTTATACGAACGTCAGCCTCCATCTCCGCCGCTCCGATCCTAGCTGAGTAGTCGTCAAAGTACCAAGACTGGGTATCTGGCCCATCAGGGAGGTCCACAGTGCACTGCTTCGCCATGATCACCCTGAGAGCTTCGATATCGTCATAACACAATCCTTCGCCCCTACCGATCAAGGAAAGCTGGCTTGCGACGAACGGTAGCCCGGATCGTATCATCCTTTGTTCCGAGACAATATCGTCTTTCTCCAGATCATGGTAAACATCATGCTTCCACTCGCAAGACCAGGCATCAGCCTGCTTACGAAGCTCCAGCCGGAGGACTATCATCGTGGAATTGCCGACCAGCATCTGCAGACTTAGATATCTCAGCTTGCTGAGGACGAAGCCGGCCATGTGAGAGCTCCAGCTCCGCTCCAAGGGTGCTAGGGCACCGATCGATCGTGTGACTTTGTAGTGGCGAAAGAAGACTTCGTCGGCATCTTCTCGGAACTGCTGGCAGACCAGGCGAATGGTTGCCATGGTGTTCAATCCACGACGTGTGTCTCTGCTGATCTGCCGGCATCGGAAATGCTCGTTCACGTAGACCTCTTTGCTAGTGAGATCGGTGCCCTTGACGAAGCATTCTTCTAGGATGCCGGCTCGCAACTCGGCGGGTAGCTGTAGAAGCTTCATGGCGACAGTGATGTGGCGTGAGGTGAGCTGACTGTAGTGAGGTCCGTGGCCGCCGGCTGGTCAGTCAGCTGGATGTATCGACTGTCGTTGAGGTGTATAATCGAGGCTGGGACCTCTACTGCCAGGCTTCGGGCATGGCGTGGGGCGATGTCGGTTCTGCCCTCTGAACAGCATGCTCGGGAGGATGAAGGCACGTCGGCGGGTGATAGCAGGGGGACATGTGAGCATGATGGCCACGTTGAGGTGATGTTTCGACGCGTTCTGTTCCCCTGCAGGCTGCATATGGTATGCAGGGTTGTGGCTCGTGCGCCATGTGGCTGAAACAGAAGACAGGGAAGCCACGAGTGCGGTGCCGCATTCCGACTCGCACAGGCAACGATCAAGGGACGTCTTTCTCCTGTCCTCCATCAGCAGCCCCTTCCATGCCATCAGCAGCACTGATACATGTATGGCAGCGCTATTTCATCTGGTCCTGCACTTCGGATGAGTGTGGTGCCAAGCATGATGCGCTTCAGCTAGAACTATACCGCCGCTTGCATCCCACTGGACATGACCATCTTCTTCGATGCGACGACAGCGACTGAGCGCACGAGAACCTTGCACATCACTGGGCACGGACAGTTTACAACGAGGCCATGCATGATGCAGTGCGTCGTACCACTACGACTGATCGGGAGAGCCTTGAAAAGCTACTAGGCGAAAAGTTCCATCTCCAGTGCATTCTCTCATCTCTCCTACAATGGTGCAGATATGGCCACTGCAAGCTTTCAAAGTCTTCTCGAACGAACGAGAGCTGGACATTTGCAACGACAGATCTGCTCTTGATGACAGCCATCCCGTGAAAGCGACGCTCACAACCGGGTAGTGATTCTATGCAGAAAGGCATTTGTCAAGCAGGAGCCAAGCGTGCATACACGCAACAGGGATTCACCAGCACATGCAGTGCTGTTAAGCTGCTGTAGTCTACGTCTAGGAACATGCTTGGGCGGCACTGTTCGCAAGTGACCTGCCTGTCGTGGCATGGCCCCCTCTTTCGAGGTGCATGTATGACTAGCCCGAACATGCAGCACTTGCCAGGTACATGGTCCATCGTCACATCTAGATGTACTTGACCAGCAGCCTTCACAGTGAGCTCTGCGGAGGTCGCCCCGACTCCCTGTGGTTGGCCAAGATACTGACGATCAGTAGTGACTCCGTAACGAGGAGAATCGGAGATTGAGGATGATCGTCAGTCGATCAACTCTTGTTCCGTGCACGTTAAAGGAACCGCTTTTGAGTTTTGCGTCCTTCCTACTTGTGCATCGACTACATGTTTCTACAGTACGCAACGAAACAGCGTACAGTCTCCAGGACTTCATCTCTTGCTCAACGTGTACTTGGATACTGGCAAGACAATACTTCTGCGGAGAGCGTTGCGTTCGCACACCTCGTCCCACAAACCCGAAACTTCGCAAGAGGCGCTGTCAAGCTATTCTAATGCGGCTCTGCGGCTTGCACTGCGCGTGCCGCTTGGAGCACATCATTGTGCTTGGCAATAACGACGTATCACAACGTTGACGCTCATGCAGGATCTTGACTGGATGCAGATGCTATCGAATGCATTGCCAATCACTCCAGTGAGCAAGTGGCGCGCAGCTACAGCAGCTCACGTCTGCTTAAGCTTCTGCATCGCGTGAGGTAGATTTCCATCCTCAAAGAGAGGTTCGCAAGCACAGAAGCGGTGAAGAACTTCGAGCTTCTGCAGCCAACAAGCGCAACGACATACAACACACGGCTGAGGGATCAGCGTTGCAGTCTACGCTAGAGTGCGGCGATGGACTGGGCAGAGCCTTTAGTCCGCCGCCATGGAGCTGCACAAGAACGTCTTGGGAAGGTAGGTCCGTTTGTCTATCCGACCTCACTCGCACCTTTACAGGACAGTCAGCATGAAGTACTCGATCCTCGCCTCTCTCCTGGTCTCGCTGGCATGCGCCGCCCCATCTCCAGTAGTCACACCAGTGGCTGAGCTCGAGAAGCGCCAGAGCTCGAACGTGAACGTCAACGGCGTTGGCATCAGATCAGCATCCGCTGCTCGCGTCAGACAGTCTTTCACAGCGTCTGGTGTCGTGCCAACCCTGATCCCAACCGAAACTTTCTGCACTGGTACGTCTCCGGCGTAGGCGGAGCCAACAAGGAAACTGTCACCATCTACGAGCTCCCAGCACCAGCCAGCCCGCTCGAGCAGCACAGGTACACTTTCCTCGTCTATCGCGAGCCTGCTGGATACAGCCCAAACATTCTCGGTGCACAGGTCCGGCTGGCGTTTGATCTGCTGGGGTACACGAGGGCCGGTGGATTGGGGCAGCCGATTGCTGGGAACTTTTTCAACCAGTCGCTTACCAATGGTATTGTTCCATCTTAGAGGGATGGAGAATTGATGCTATTAATTTGGATTGATGGGAACATGACTTCATGAGTGTTGTCGTCTGGTGTACATACCTTGGTTTATTCACACATTTATGCAGATTCTGTTTCCTGTACAACTCTGAGTCTGAAACTCAACCTCCCTCACCTCTTCCCTTCTATCCCCAACCTCGTAACAATCCGCCTGCCCACCGTAACACTCGGCTCATCCAAAAACACCGTCCCCACATGCGCTATCGCCATGTTCATCGGCACAATAATCGCCAACGACACCAAAAACCTCGTCGTAAGTCCATGAATCCCAAAATCCGGTATCACCAGCAAATTATCCAGCCAGGACGTAATCTCCGGCTGCACCTGTCTCCCAAATGTTCGATACACTTTATCCGACAGCGTCCAGATCATGGGCATGTGGATGAGGTATAGTGAGAAACTGATCCGACCGAGGTATTGAAGTGCTTTCGTTGAGAAGAAATGCTGCAGCCAGGAGATGCGAAGCACGCCGTAGACTAGGAGCAGCGCGCCCCAGGATTGCCACCAGCGCCAGTACTCGTTTTCCGCGTAGGCTTTGGGGATTAGGGAGGTGAGGAATCCGAAGCCGAGGGTGTTGGATGAGACTTGGAGTTCGCGGATTCCAGCGGGTTGGCAGAGGAGGAGCCAGCCTGTGAGAAAGGAGATATGGTGGATAACGCTCTTTCCCAGGGGAGAAATTTGTCGGGGGAGGAGTGTATGGTCGTAGAGTTCTTGGTCGTTCATGGCTAAGGTGACGCCCCACATGAAGCAGGCTGTGGACCATTGGTATGTCCCCATGCAAACCAGGCCTGTGACGATGAAGAGAGCCATGCGGATA includes the following:
- a CDS encoding RNA-dependent RNA polymerase 1; the encoded protein is MDIFVRHIPSHATQKQLDQWFSGPLNFCGVNDYHVEKLGEKPNAIITVLDTLAGQRFLQHYGVPSNARPHVRALMNLSWDGKNVQCMRAKNDPTDICLQSVLFEKSQRAKRIVDEAHKAQSTKTTTRFNVGGLQCGVFDYTKDKGKDSQLTFTSHFTDYRHHGHVSFGLKAAIIMMGEAGGDQCRVDINYHDCSDIVLGTYQDASITFNMQVAPKFYEVKGTDMLSAAMAALHMGVGNTKRQETKKTRLHAIDHAHAQVAASCFVYRIYLADKKLIENIKSLLKRNRRMCPIIMQKTTSQYPQQSLKEAFVKLNHELADTKRFGRRPFGLRYQVDKLARNGILAPGKVLRLLPKIALLHDAYGLDATSHALGRLNRERVLPGPLQQADDFSLGKLEELLESYAVSYDTLAPDNPYELSKRHTHINLVHKIIVTPAGTYLEGPDAEPTNRVLRRYQHSTDHFVRVIFQDEDRSPMRHDPRTDQSRIYHMRFKGVLDGSVLICGRAFSFLGFSHSSLRSQSCWFSAPMVNKQGSLIFAEQVIKELGDFSKIRVPAKCAARIGQNFTDTNASVKLRPEEVFELPNVERNGRDFSDGVGTISEKLLQSVHRRYGSKRLLKPTALQIRFQGSKGMVALDSRLPGKKLMIRPNMKKYETAATWDLEICGAAFRPLPMVLNRPFIKVMEDLGTPTSTFMDLQNAAMTHLQRMTASCINTAIFLDDSEACRATRMSELIRYLGHIGLDYHHDHFLYSVVEMAVVAKLRDIKYKGRIPVEQGVTLYGIMDETGYLGPREIYVVTEKAEGGKTVVVANDVIVTRSPALHPGDMQLVNAVNVPETSPLKRLSNVVVFSKHGDRDLPSQLGGGDLDGDLYNVIWDPNLRPRRTFQAADYPRVSAVQLDRDVVRKDMSDFFVAFMESDVLGMICTTHLQLADQRSAGVLDPDCIKLAGMASTAVDFSKTGIPVSIKEIPRYTRVKPDFMAPSPRVVVSENGFLDFEEDDDEEDDAFEGLDTERRRTRFYRSDKALGHLYRAIDEGKFLHNMQNQHRQINSRPLKDDLMSVLLAYVKKWAAQYGVLYDHHLTLAANIRASYEDSLLNLLYDYEPSPHAPLSEAEIFSGQILGRQGGPQGKPLREQSTQMRERFETVAEYAAMRITKGDEAMKEASNLDDLIDLHYNEREIEAFPRALACFEVGVKETGVRDKRVGVLGSFKYLAAGVCLRELDRYRITTFGSMGGLPPI